A DNA window from Caulobacter mirabilis contains the following coding sequences:
- the cobN gene encoding cobaltochelatase subunit CobN yields the protein MHLLALQPGAVLDGEEAVDLGQTAGDIVVLSSNDTDLACLSQAVAGLPDDFPTVRLANLMALRHPYSVDLHVEAVVAKARFVIVRLLGGRAYWPYGLDEVTRVCRERGVPLAALLEEQPDGEDGLRASTVDAVTLRRLDGYLREGGEVNGRNLLLHVADRIGHACAWREAAPILEAGLYWPGTAQADIETIRARWTGGAPVAAVVFYRALVTSGATAAIDAVIEALAARGLNPLPVHVRSLKSPFAVGLLDSLFATERPDVVLNVTAFATSAPGQARGGGVLDRPGAPVLQLVFAGVSREVWAASGRGLGSRDLAMNIALPEVDGRIFAGAVAFKAEQRFDPRTQCSIVAHQADDEQVAFACDLAKAWADLARTPAGERRVAMILANYPNRDARIGNGVGLDTAASAAVVLAGMSAQGYDLADAPLDGQALFERLRAGATNTRRGVGGVALSLTEYEAVVAALPTEARDAVTTRWGKPENDPFFDREISGFQLPLHRFGSVVVGVQPARGYNIDPKGSYHDPDLPPPHGYLAFYAWLRRSFGVQAMVHLGKHGNLEWLPGKALALSAGCFPKAIAGPIPQLYPFIVNDPGEGCQAKRRIGAVIVDHLTPPLTRAGSYGPLRALETLVDEYYDAAGLDPRRLSGLREEILALAGGQGLDIDAGLDLTDTDQALTKLDNYLCDLKELQIRDGLHVFGVSPEGRLRTDLLTALVRAPRRLGNDGDASLLRTLADDLGLGFDPLAADLGARWTGARPSVLADIDAQPWRTTGDTLERLEALASALIAGERSCDDGWTRTRAVMTAVKTQIAPAVDACGPAEIAALLAGLAGQFVAPGPSGAPTRGRPEVLPTGRNFYAVDTRAVPTPAAWRLGWASAQMLVEDHLQRTGDWPRAVALSAWGTANMRTGGDDIAQALALMGARPTWEGSTGRVTGFEVLPIALLGRPRVDVTLRISGFFRDAFPDQIDLVASAARAVQALDEAEEDNPAAARFRREVADRLAAGQAPEAAERFAGLRVFGSMPGAYGAGLQALIDEGAWETRSDLAEAFLVWGAFGYGLGLDGAPVRGELERRLSYVEAVIQNQDNREHDLLDSDDYYQFEGGLAAAVAAVRGQAPTTYHNDHSRPERPVIRTLEDEIARVLRARLVNPKWIAGVMRHGYRGGAEIAAGVDFLFAFAAATGLVKPHHFDLVEAAFIEDATVRAFLEQANPDALRDIAERLSEAVARGLWKPRSNSAGERLRLAAMANKGLGGSADCG from the coding sequence GTGCATCTGCTCGCCCTCCAGCCGGGCGCTGTCCTCGACGGCGAGGAGGCGGTCGATCTCGGCCAGACGGCGGGCGACATCGTCGTACTGTCGAGCAACGACACCGACCTGGCCTGCCTGTCGCAGGCGGTCGCCGGCCTGCCGGACGACTTCCCGACTGTTCGGCTCGCCAACCTGATGGCGTTGCGCCACCCCTACTCGGTGGACCTGCATGTGGAGGCCGTGGTCGCCAAGGCCAGGTTCGTGATCGTGCGGCTGCTCGGCGGCCGCGCCTACTGGCCCTATGGCTTGGACGAGGTGACCCGGGTCTGCCGCGAACGGGGCGTCCCCCTGGCGGCTCTGCTGGAAGAGCAGCCGGACGGCGAGGACGGCCTGCGGGCGTCCACGGTCGACGCCGTTACGCTCCGTCGGCTGGACGGCTATCTGCGCGAGGGCGGCGAGGTCAACGGGCGCAATCTGCTGCTGCATGTCGCCGACCGGATCGGTCACGCCTGCGCCTGGCGGGAGGCCGCGCCGATCCTGGAAGCGGGCCTCTACTGGCCGGGCACGGCCCAGGCCGACATCGAGACCATCCGGGCGCGCTGGACTGGTGGCGCGCCGGTGGCGGCGGTGGTGTTCTACCGCGCCCTGGTCACCTCGGGCGCCACGGCGGCGATCGACGCGGTGATCGAGGCCTTGGCGGCGCGGGGGCTCAATCCCCTGCCCGTCCATGTCCGCAGCCTGAAGAGCCCGTTCGCGGTCGGCCTGCTCGACAGCCTGTTCGCGACGGAACGGCCCGACGTGGTGCTGAACGTCACCGCCTTCGCCACCAGCGCGCCGGGCCAGGCGCGCGGCGGCGGCGTGCTGGACCGGCCGGGCGCACCGGTGCTGCAGCTAGTGTTCGCAGGCGTCAGCCGGGAGGTCTGGGCGGCCAGCGGCCGCGGCCTGGGCTCGCGCGATCTGGCTATGAACATCGCCCTGCCCGAGGTGGACGGGCGGATCTTCGCCGGCGCCGTGGCCTTCAAGGCCGAGCAGCGCTTCGACCCGCGCACCCAGTGCTCGATCGTCGCCCACCAGGCCGACGACGAGCAGGTCGCCTTCGCCTGCGACCTTGCCAAGGCCTGGGCCGACCTGGCGCGGACGCCCGCGGGCGAGCGGCGGGTGGCGATGATCCTGGCCAACTACCCCAACCGTGACGCGCGGATCGGCAACGGCGTCGGCCTCGACACGGCGGCCAGCGCCGCGGTCGTGCTCGCCGGCATGTCGGCGCAGGGCTACGACCTTGCCGACGCTCCGCTCGATGGCCAGGCCCTGTTCGAGCGGCTGCGGGCCGGCGCGACCAACACGCGGCGCGGCGTCGGCGGCGTCGCCCTATCTCTCACCGAGTACGAGGCGGTGGTCGCGGCCTTGCCGACCGAAGCGCGAGACGCCGTCACGACGCGCTGGGGAAAGCCTGAAAATGATCCGTTCTTTGATAGAGAAATCAGTGGCTTCCAGCTTCCTTTGCATAGATTTGGAAGCGTCGTGGTCGGCGTGCAGCCGGCGCGCGGCTACAATATCGATCCCAAGGGCAGCTATCACGATCCGGACCTGCCTCCGCCGCACGGGTATCTCGCCTTCTACGCCTGGCTGCGACGGTCGTTCGGCGTCCAGGCGATGGTACACCTGGGCAAGCACGGGAATCTGGAGTGGCTGCCGGGCAAGGCCCTGGCGCTCTCGGCGGGCTGTTTTCCCAAGGCGATCGCCGGGCCGATCCCGCAGCTCTACCCGTTCATCGTCAACGACCCGGGCGAAGGCTGTCAGGCGAAGCGGCGGATCGGCGCGGTGATCGTCGACCACCTGACGCCGCCGCTCACGCGAGCCGGCAGCTACGGCCCGCTGCGGGCGCTCGAGACGCTGGTCGACGAGTACTACGACGCCGCCGGGCTGGATCCCCGCCGCCTTTCCGGCCTGCGGGAGGAAATCCTGGCGCTTGCCGGCGGCCAGGGCCTGGACATCGATGCCGGGCTGGATCTGACGGACACCGATCAGGCCTTAACTAAGCTCGACAACTATCTGTGTGATCTGAAGGAACTGCAGATACGAGATGGTCTGCATGTGTTCGGCGTCTCGCCGGAGGGCCGACTGAGAACCGATCTGCTGACGGCGCTCGTCCGCGCGCCGCGGCGCTTGGGAAACGATGGCGACGCCTCGTTGCTGCGGACGCTGGCGGATGATCTCGGGCTCGGCTTCGATCCCCTGGCTGCGGACCTCGGAGCGCGATGGACGGGCGCACGCCCGTCCGTCCTGGCCGACATCGATGCGCAACCTTGGCGGACGACGGGAGACACGCTCGAGCGGTTGGAAGCGCTCGCCTCGGCGCTGATCGCCGGAGAACGCTCGTGTGACGACGGCTGGACGCGAACCAGGGCGGTCATGACGGCCGTCAAGACGCAGATCGCCCCGGCGGTCGACGCCTGCGGCCCGGCGGAGATCGCCGCCCTGCTCGCGGGTCTCGCCGGCCAGTTCGTCGCCCCAGGCCCCTCGGGCGCTCCGACACGGGGCCGGCCGGAGGTCCTGCCGACCGGGCGAAACTTCTACGCCGTCGACACCCGCGCCGTGCCGACTCCGGCGGCCTGGCGGCTCGGGTGGGCCTCCGCGCAGATGCTGGTCGAGGACCATCTGCAGCGCACCGGTGACTGGCCGCGCGCCGTCGCGCTCTCCGCCTGGGGAACGGCCAACATGCGCACCGGCGGCGACGACATCGCCCAGGCGCTGGCGTTGATGGGCGCTCGCCCGACTTGGGAAGGCTCCACGGGGCGCGTGACCGGCTTCGAGGTTCTGCCGATCGCCCTGCTCGGCCGGCCGCGCGTGGATGTCACGCTGCGCATCTCGGGCTTCTTTCGAGACGCCTTCCCGGACCAGATCGACCTGGTCGCCAGCGCCGCCCGCGCCGTCCAGGCCCTGGACGAGGCCGAGGAGGACAACCCCGCCGCCGCCCGTTTCCGCCGCGAGGTCGCCGACCGGCTGGCCGCGGGGCAGGCGCCGGAGGCGGCCGAACGGTTTGCGGGGCTGCGCGTCTTCGGCTCCATGCCAGGAGCCTATGGCGCCGGTCTGCAGGCCCTGATCGACGAGGGCGCCTGGGAGACACGCTCCGACCTGGCCGAAGCCTTCCTGGTCTGGGGCGCGTTCGGCTACGGCCTAGGCCTGGACGGCGCGCCCGTGCGCGGAGAGTTGGAGCGGCGGTTGTCGTACGTCGAGGCCGTGATCCAGAATCAGGACAACCGCGAGCACGACCTGCTCGACAGCGACGACTACTACCAGTTCGAAGGCGGCCTCGCCGCCGCCGTGGCGGCCGTCAGGGGCCAGGCGCCGACGACCTATCACAACGATCATTCGCGCCCCGAACGACCCGTGATCCGCACGCTCGAGGACGAGATCGCCCGGGTTCTGCGCGCCCGGCTCGTGAACCCCAAATGGATCGCGGGGGTCATGCGGCACGGCTATCGCGGAGGGGCCGAGATCGCGGCCGGGGTCGACTTCCTGTTCGCCTTCGCCGCCGCCACGGGCCTGGTGAAGCCGCATCATTTCGACCTGGTCGAAGCCGCCTTCATCGAGGACGCGACTGTCCGCGCCTTCCTCGAACAGGCCAACCCCGACGCCCTCCGGGACATCGCCGAACGGCTGAGCGAAGCCGTCGCGCGCGGGCTCTGGAAACCGCGCAGCAACAGCGCCGGCGAGCGTCTTCGCCTGGCAGCCATGGCGAACAAGGGCCTTGGCGGGTCGGCCGATTGCGGCTAA
- a CDS encoding TonB-dependent receptor plug domain-containing protein: protein MSRTISHAALAAALSLVPAAALAETTFAPSVSELVVTGQSLEETLPRLLADHGYDVEVVTAEQIRDGGFVDVSQAVELLVPGAFMTTQAGPFSYVNLSLQGSRSSDVLWTVDGVRINNRLYNSTSPADTLPAAMVDRIEVLKGGHGVLYGTQASAGVINVVTRPFSADLAGSLSAGADTNDGLHLNGAISDSFGGHKLVAWLSKDKSDGYEIFDAYQPNLTDKKRGYDVLSGGVKYGYDFTDDLSLMLTYIRTSAALDYPSQNGVSVNDRDEQIGIVRLDYTPDSGPQFFIKSYYHQWDTDYYTKPNPSKYWGYKDFGVSGLARFQMRLADVDVGYDFQNYKGRDEVLLIEGETEQVHALYGQVRTNEAFSDRARLTAGLRYNKASGAETVVWSASGVYDLTDDLYVEASGGTSFLLPDAEKLYGIDPCCAHGNPNLEPEESLNFNAGLGGRLNTAWPLTWQVTAYWRDVKNLITTSTVNPPPGFDSVYVNIDGKTKVSGGELVVRGQLGEDFSYTAAYSYSRERNRTTGLQIAGRPEHSGKLTLNWAPAGRPYGVTAAAKYVGQTETPVTGFGVQPYGDYTVFDLSGHWYVDGDARRTRLNLRLENALDEDYATSVSSAVLRGSSPATRFLFRRLGMPRTAYISLSYRF, encoded by the coding sequence GTGTCCCGAACGATCTCCCACGCCGCCCTCGCCGCGGCGCTTTCCCTTGTCCCCGCCGCCGCCCTGGCCGAAACGACGTTCGCGCCCTCGGTCTCCGAGCTGGTCGTCACCGGCCAGAGCCTTGAAGAGACCCTCCCCCGCCTGCTCGCCGACCATGGCTACGACGTCGAGGTTGTGACGGCCGAACAGATTCGCGACGGCGGCTTCGTCGACGTGTCCCAGGCCGTCGAACTGCTCGTCCCTGGCGCCTTCATGACCACCCAGGCCGGGCCGTTCAGCTATGTGAACCTGTCGCTGCAGGGGTCCCGGTCCAGCGACGTGCTGTGGACCGTCGACGGCGTTCGGATCAACAACCGCCTCTACAACTCGACCAGTCCGGCCGACACCCTGCCCGCGGCCATGGTCGACCGCATTGAAGTGCTCAAGGGCGGCCACGGCGTGCTGTACGGAACCCAGGCTTCGGCGGGGGTGATCAACGTCGTCACCCGGCCGTTCAGCGCCGATCTGGCCGGCTCGCTCAGCGCCGGGGCCGACACCAACGACGGCCTGCACCTGAACGGCGCGATCAGTGACAGCTTCGGTGGCCACAAGCTCGTCGCCTGGCTTTCGAAGGATAAGAGCGATGGCTACGAGATCTTTGACGCCTACCAGCCGAACCTGACCGACAAGAAGCGCGGCTACGACGTACTGAGCGGCGGCGTGAAGTACGGCTACGACTTCACCGACGACCTGTCGCTGATGCTGACCTACATCCGCACCAGCGCGGCGCTGGATTATCCGAGCCAGAACGGCGTCTCGGTCAACGATCGCGACGAACAGATCGGCATCGTCCGCCTCGACTACACGCCGGACAGCGGGCCGCAGTTCTTCATCAAGTCCTACTATCATCAGTGGGACACCGACTATTACACCAAGCCCAACCCGTCGAAGTACTGGGGCTACAAGGATTTCGGCGTCAGCGGACTGGCGCGGTTCCAGATGCGGCTGGCGGACGTCGACGTCGGCTACGATTTCCAGAACTACAAGGGCCGCGACGAGGTCCTGCTGATCGAGGGCGAGACCGAGCAGGTCCACGCCCTCTACGGCCAGGTCCGCACGAACGAGGCCTTTTCCGATCGCGCCCGACTGACCGCGGGCCTGCGCTACAACAAGGCGTCCGGCGCCGAGACCGTCGTCTGGAGCGCCTCGGGCGTCTACGACCTGACCGACGACCTCTATGTCGAAGCCTCGGGAGGGACCTCGTTCCTGCTGCCGGACGCCGAAAAGCTCTATGGGATCGATCCCTGCTGCGCGCATGGCAACCCGAACCTGGAGCCCGAGGAGAGCCTGAACTTCAACGCCGGCCTCGGCGGACGCCTGAACACCGCCTGGCCGCTGACCTGGCAGGTCACGGCCTACTGGCGAGACGTGAAGAACCTGATCACCACCAGCACGGTCAATCCGCCGCCCGGGTTTGACAGCGTCTACGTCAACATCGACGGCAAGACGAAGGTCTCGGGCGGCGAACTGGTCGTGCGCGGCCAGCTCGGCGAGGACTTCAGCTACACCGCCGCGTACAGCTACAGTCGCGAGCGCAACCGCACGACCGGACTGCAGATCGCCGGCCGGCCTGAGCATTCGGGCAAGCTGACGTTGAACTGGGCCCCGGCAGGCCGCCCGTACGGCGTGACGGCGGCGGCGAAATACGTCGGCCAGACGGAGACGCCGGTCACCGGCTTCGGCGTCCAGCCCTACGGCGACTACACGGTCTTCGACCTGTCCGGTCACTGGTACGTCGACGGCGACGCCAGGCGCACGCGCCTCAACCTGCGGCTGGAGAATGCGCTGGACGAGGACTACGCGACGTCGGTCAGCTCCGCCGTCCTGCGCGGCTCCAGCCCGGCGACCCGCTTCCTGTTCCGCCGTCTGGGCATGCCGCGCACGGCCTACATCAGCCTGAGCTATCGGTTCTGA
- a CDS encoding PepSY domain-containing protein, giving the protein MLMVVHRYLGVAVGAVMTVWCLSGFVMMYQGYPALREPERLAGLEPLKLDGCCVLPRLDPKDAARLSGFRIEMLEGRPILRAAMGRGSAGKTYDLITGRPFGEITPQIALGVAARQAEALGVEGRPLSIRAIKQDQWTVQFAKRHQPLYQVRFDDPGRTDIYVSGVNGQAFQHTNTRLRVLGWLGAVPHWLYPTVLRQDGKLWNEVVIWLSVAGTFLTATGLYVGIVHLGRRRNGRYSPFRGLWFWHHMAGLVFGVLTLTWVFSGLMTMNPWGLLEGGGDRAIREVLVGKTTGPQIEQALGQAVALKPRGDIAQLMAAPVAGRISLASVARDGEQVRLDASGRPSPVGEAEIRGMLAPLKPMRIELLAAEDAYYYGRKGDPADLPVWRAILRDDQSTRVYIDPDTGQVKRVVDRDARLSRWVRNGLHGLDFAGLRNRPLWDLVVLPLLLGVTLVCATGAWMSIRRIRRDVARFGAALANRRRRRLSLHPEPQEQAS; this is encoded by the coding sequence ATGCTGATGGTCGTCCACCGCTACCTCGGAGTGGCGGTGGGCGCCGTCATGACCGTCTGGTGCCTGTCGGGGTTCGTGATGATGTACCAGGGCTATCCGGCCCTGCGCGAACCCGAGCGGCTGGCCGGGCTGGAGCCGCTGAAGCTCGATGGCTGCTGCGTCCTGCCGAGGCTGGACCCGAAGGACGCCGCCAGGCTGTCCGGGTTCCGGATCGAGATGCTCGAGGGCCGCCCGATTCTGCGGGCGGCGATGGGAAGAGGCTCGGCCGGCAAGACCTACGACCTGATCACTGGCCGCCCGTTCGGCGAGATCACGCCCCAGATCGCTCTCGGCGTGGCCGCGCGACAGGCCGAGGCCCTGGGCGTCGAAGGCAGGCCCCTGTCCATCCGCGCCATCAAGCAGGACCAGTGGACGGTCCAGTTCGCCAAGCGCCATCAGCCGCTCTACCAGGTGCGCTTCGACGACCCCGGCAGAACCGACATCTATGTATCGGGCGTCAACGGCCAGGCCTTCCAGCACACCAACACCCGCCTGCGGGTGCTCGGATGGCTCGGGGCGGTGCCGCACTGGCTCTACCCGACGGTGCTCCGCCAGGACGGCAAGCTGTGGAACGAGGTGGTGATCTGGCTGTCGGTCGCCGGGACTTTTCTCACCGCGACGGGCCTCTATGTCGGGATCGTCCATCTGGGAAGGCGGCGCAACGGCCGGTATTCGCCGTTCCGGGGGCTCTGGTTCTGGCACCATATGGCCGGACTGGTCTTTGGCGTTCTGACCCTGACCTGGGTGTTCAGCGGCCTGATGACCATGAATCCCTGGGGACTTCTGGAGGGCGGCGGCGACCGCGCGATCAGGGAGGTACTCGTCGGCAAGACCACAGGGCCGCAGATCGAACAGGCTCTGGGCCAGGCGGTGGCGTTGAAGCCCCGCGGCGACATCGCCCAGCTGATGGCCGCACCGGTCGCCGGCCGGATCAGCCTGGCTTCGGTGGCCCGCGACGGCGAACAGGTTCGCCTTGACGCCTCGGGCCGCCCCTCTCCCGTCGGTGAGGCCGAGATCCGCGGGATGCTCGCGCCGCTCAAGCCGATGCGCATCGAGCTGCTGGCCGCCGAGGACGCCTATTACTACGGTCGAAAAGGCGACCCCGCCGACCTGCCCGTCTGGCGTGCGATCCTGCGCGATGATCAGAGCACTCGCGTCTATATCGATCCCGACACCGGCCAGGTGAAGCGCGTTGTCGACCGTGACGCCCGCCTGTCCCGCTGGGTCCGCAACGGGCTGCACGGCCTCGACTTCGCCGGGCTGCGGAACAGGCCCCTGTGGGACCTGGTCGTTCTGCCCCTGCTGCTGGGCGTCACATTGGTCTGCGCGACCGGAGCCTGGATGAGCATCCGCCGCATCCGTCGTGACGTCGCCCGTTTCGGCGCCGCCCTGGCCAACCGACGACGCCGTCGACTCTCCCTACACCCCGAACCCCAGGAGCAAGCCTCATGA
- a CDS encoding HupE/UreJ family protein, which produces MTGLNTLARRALVLALAAAPLALAAGPALAHHGMHGEQPSTPAEGFVTGLAHPVLGLDHLAVLIGVGLLAARFRKGLSLPAVFIVAMAGGCALHLTRLDLPFVEVWVALSIIAVGLAAALRPATPLPLAIGLFGLGGLVHGYALAESMVGAETGAVWAYLIGLALTQSVVATAALLASRWVAVRRQIVNRIVAGLVAASGAAFLLLVAAA; this is translated from the coding sequence ATGACAGGCCTGAACACCCTTGCCCGCCGCGCGCTGGTCCTCGCCCTTGCAGCCGCGCCGCTGGCGTTGGCCGCCGGCCCCGCCCTCGCCCACCACGGCATGCACGGCGAGCAGCCCTCGACCCCTGCCGAGGGCTTCGTCACCGGGCTGGCCCATCCCGTCCTCGGCCTCGATCACCTGGCGGTGCTGATCGGCGTCGGGCTTCTGGCCGCCCGCTTCCGAAAGGGGCTCAGCCTTCCCGCGGTGTTCATCGTCGCGATGGCCGGCGGGTGCGCCCTGCATCTCACCAGGCTCGACCTGCCGTTCGTCGAGGTCTGGGTCGCCCTGTCGATCATCGCCGTCGGCCTGGCCGCCGCGCTGCGCCCGGCGACGCCGTTGCCCTTGGCGATCGGCCTGTTCGGCTTGGGCGGCCTGGTTCACGGCTACGCCCTGGCCGAAAGCATGGTCGGCGCCGAGACGGGCGCGGTCTGGGCCTATCTGATAGGCTTGGCGCTCACTCAAAGCGTGGTCGCCACCGCCGCCTTGCTCGCCTCGCGCTGGGTGGCGGTGCGCCGGCAGATCGTCAACCGCATCGTCGCGGGTCTGGTGGCGGCCTCCGGCGCCGCATTCCTTCTTCTGGTCGCAGCCGCTTGA